In the genome of Candidatus Effluviviaceae Genus V sp., the window CACGCCGGCGAGCTCGTGCTCGGGACCCTCGGTGACAAGCGGGTCGCTCTCATGAACGGCCGCGTGCACTACTACGAGGGCTACTCGATGGAGGAGGTGACCTTCCCGGTCCGCGTCCTCCGCGCGCTCGGTGCGAAGAAGCTGGTCCTGACGTGCGCCGCGGGCGGCATGAACCCGCTCCACGACAAGGGCGACATCGTCGCCATCGTCGATCACATCAACCTGACCGGCGACAACCCGCTCATCGGCCCGAACGACGAGCGACTGGGGACGAGATTCCCCGACATGTCCGAGCCGTGGGACCGGAAGTACGTGGCGATGGCCGAGAAGATCGCCCTCGAGGAGCGGATCGTCGTCCGGAAGGGCGTCTTCGTCGGCGTCGCCGGCCCGAACCTCGAGACCGCCGCCGAGTACCGCTTCCTGCGGATGATCGGTGGCGACGTCGTCAGTATGTCGATGGTCGCCGAGAACATTGCCGCGATCCACGCGGGCATGCGGGTCGCCGGCTTCGCCGTGATCACCGACGTCTGCCTGGCGGACGCGCTGGGCCCGGCGAGCCACGAGGAGATCCTCAAGATCGCGAACAAGGCCGCGCCGAAGCTGACGACGCTCGTCAAGCGCATGGTCGAGGGTATGTAGAGCTGCCGCGCCGAGACGCAGGCGCGCCGACTTCGGAGCCGAGAGACACGATGTCATTCCGCGAGTTCGACAAGGGGCAGAGGCTCCCCGCCATCGAGGACGAGGTTCTCGACCGGTGGGAGCGTGAGGGCACGTTCGAGAAGAGCGTCTCCGAGCGCGCCGACGCGCCGCCGTTCGTCTTCTTCGAGGGGCCGCCCACGGCCAACGGCCATCCGGGCGCCCACCACGTGCTGGCCAGGACGATCAAGGACATCGTCTGCCGCTACAAGACGATGCGCGGATTCCGTGTCGATCGGAAAGCCGGGTGGGACACGCACGGTCTCCCCGTTGAGATCGAGGTTGAGAAGGAACTCGACCTCGAGAGCAAGGAGGACATCGAGCGCTACGGTGTCGCCGAGTTCATCGCGAAGTGCCGCGACAGCGTCTTCAAGTACAAGGGCGAGTGGGACGCGCTGACGCGCAGGATGGGCTACTGGATCGACCTGCCGTCGGCCTACGTCACCTGCACGAACGAGTACATCGAATCCGTCTGGCACATCCTGGCGACCCTCTGGCGGAAGGACCTCATCTACAAGGGGCACAAGATCCTGCCGTACTGCCCCAGATGCGGAACCCCGCTCTCGAGTCACGAGGTCGCGCAGGGCTACCGGGACGCTGAGGACCCGTCGGTCTTCGTCCGCATGCGGGTCAAGGGCGAAGAGGCGACGTCGTTCCTCGTGTGGACGACGACGCCGTGGACCCTCATCTCGAACGTCGCCCTGGCCGTCGCACCGGAGGAGGCGTACGTCCGGGCGAAGGTCGGGGAGGAGACGCTCATCCTCGCCGAGGCGCTCCTGAACGTCCTCGACGCGGAGTACGAGGTCGAGAGCCGCATGAAGGGTTCCGAACTCCTCGGTACGGAGTACGAACCTCTCTTCTCGTTCGTCCCGCTGGAGACGCCCGGGCACCGGGTCGTGTCCGCCGACTTCGTTACGCTCGAGGACGGCACGGGAATCGTCCACATCGCTCCCGCCTTCGGCGAGGAGGACGCGAACCTCGGGAAGCGCGAGGACCTTCCGTTCGTCCAGCCGGTCGACGGCGCCGGCCGCTTCACCGACGAGGTTGCGCCATGGGCCGGCATGTTCATCAAGGAGGCCGACCCGCTCATCATCGGAGACCTCAGGGAGCGTGGCCTTCTCTACAAGGCGGCGTCGATCGTCCACACGTATCCGTTCTGCTGGCGGTGCGACGCGCCGCTCGTCTACTACGCCCGCGAGTCGTGGTACGTCAGGACGACCTCGTTCCGTGACGAGATGATGAAGAA includes:
- a CDS encoding class I tRNA ligase family protein, whose translation is MSFREFDKGQRLPAIEDEVLDRWEREGTFEKSVSERADAPPFVFFEGPPTANGHPGAHHVLARTIKDIVCRYKTMRGFRVDRKAGWDTHGLPVEIEVEKELDLESKEDIERYGVAEFIAKCRDSVFKYKGEWDALTRRMGYWIDLPSAYVTCTNEYIESVWHILATLWRKDLIYKGHKILPYCPRCGTPLSSHEVAQGYRDAEDPSVFVRMRVKGEEATSFLVWTTTPWTLISNVALAVAPEEAYVRAKVGEETLILAEALLNVLDAEYEVESRMKGSELLGTEYEPLFSFVPLETPGHRVVSADFVTLEDGTGIVHIAPAFGEEDANLGKREDLPFVQPVDGAGRFTDEVAPWAGMFIKEADPLIIGDLRERGLLYKAASIVHTYPFCWRCDAPLVYYARESWYVRTTSFRDEMMK
- a CDS encoding purine-nucleoside phosphorylase, with the protein product MPNELPLYDRIREAKGFIRKQTGFKPQVAVVLGSGLGKLSKHMKEEARIPFGDIPHFPQSGVKGHAGELVLGTLGDKRVALMNGRVHYYEGYSMEEVTFPVRVLRALGAKKLVLTCAAGGMNPLHDKGDIVAIVDHINLTGDNPLIGPNDERLGTRFPDMSEPWDRKYVAMAEKIALEERIVVRKGVFVGVAGPNLETAAEYRFLRMIGGDVVSMSMVAENIAAIHAGMRVAGFAVITDVCLADALGPASHEEILKIANKAAPKLTTLVKRMVEGM